The Chitiniphilus purpureus sequence TAGTCAAATCGTGGGTTCCGTCCCAAGCAACAAACCGCTTTTCGCCTTCAGGAAAGTCTTTTCCCTGCTGGCCCATTACGCCGGGCTAGTGGCGTTTGCGATCTTCACCTGCTTCCCGTTCCTGTGGGCGCTGTCGGTCGCGCTGTCGATGGATCCGTCCAATATCTGGCTGTTCCCGCGCTCGTTCCTGCCGACCGATCCGGGGGTGGGATGGTTCGAGCGGGTGTTCAGTGAGATCAAGTTCTTCACCTACCTGGGCAACTCCGCGATCATCTCGTTCTGGACCATCGTCGGGGCTGTGGTGGTCTCGATCCTGGCGGGATACCCGCTGGCGCGCCTGCGCTTTCCGGGTCGCGGGCTGATCTTCATCGCCATCATCGCGACCATGATGCTGCCGCAGGAAGTGGCGATCATCCCGAACTTCGTCACCTTCAAGCACCTGGGCGATCTGTCGGAAGCAGTGTTCGGCTTCAAGGTCACTGGTCTTAACACCTATTCCGCAGCGGTGCTGCCCTATGTGTCGACCGCTTTCGGCATCTTCCTGATGAAGCAGGCGTTCGAGCAGATTCCGCAGGATCTGATCGACGCGGCGCGCGTGGACGGGGCGACCGAGATGCAGATCCTGTGGCGGGTGATGGTGCCGGTCTCGGCGCCCTCCATCGCGGCCCTGTCGATCTTCACCCTCGTCAATGCCTGGAACGAGTTCATCTGGACCGGCATCGTGATCCAGGACAAGCTGAAGATGCCGTTGTCCGTCGGCATGTTCAATGACCTGACCGGCCCGTTCGCCGTTTCCACCAGCATGGTGATGGCCGGGATCGTGCTCAGCATCGTCCCCGTATTGATCTTCTTCGCCTTTACGCAGCGCTACTTCATCAGCGGCCTCGACGGTGCCGTGAAGTAAGCCGGCCCGCGACAGATACAGAATCAAATATCAAGGAATTCGAACAATGGCTTCGGTTAAGCTCAACAACATCAAGAAGAACTACACCAAGGACATCGCGGTGATCAAAGGGGTCAGCCTGGAGATCCAGGATGGCGAGTTCGTGGTGTTCGTCGGTCCGTCCGGCTGCGGCAAGTCGACCATGCTGCGCATGATCGCCGGCCTTGAAGACATCACCGAGGGTGAACTGCTGATCGGTGAGAAGGTGGCCAACAATGTCCACGCCTCCAAGCGTGGCATCGCGATGGTGTTCCAGAGCTACGCGCTCTATCCGCATATGACCGTGGCCGAGAACATGGGCTTTGCGCTCAAGCTTGCCGGTACGCCCAAGGCCGATATCGACATGCGCGTGAAGCACGCTGCGGACATCCTGCAGATCACCCATCTGCTTGAACGCAAGCCCAAGGCGCTGTCGGGCGGGCAACGCCAGCGCGTGGCCATCGGCCGTGCCATCGTGCGCGAGCCCAAGGTGTTCCTGTTCGACGAGCCGCTCTCCAACCTGGATGCGGCGCTGCGGCTGCAGATGCGCGTCGAATTGTCCAAGCTGCACCAGGAGCTGAAGACCACGATGATCTACGTGACCCACGATCAGGTCGAGGCGATGACGCTGGCCGACCGTATTGTGGTATTCAATGCCGGGATCATCCAGCAGGTCGGCAGCCCGCTTGAGCTGTACGAGAATCCGTCCAACCTGTTCGTGGCAGGCTTCCTCGGCTCCCCCAAGATGAACCTGCTGGAGGCCTCGGTCGTGGCCGCCGATGCACGCAGCACCACTGTGCGCCTGCCCAAGGGTGTGACGGTGCGCGCCAATGCCGACGGCAGCCGGGCCAAATCCAGCGACCGTGTGACGCTGGGCATCCGCCCCGAGCACATCCTGCTGGCACAGGACAACGATGCCAACGGGATCGCGGCACGCGTCGATCTGATCGAGCACCTGGGTGACCATGTGCTGGCCTATATCGAGATTCCGGGCGTCAACGAAATCATCAGCATGAAACTGCCGGGCAACGCCACGCATCTGAAGTATGGCGATACCATCAAGGTGTTGTTCCCCGAGGCCGATTGCCTGCTGTTCGACGCCGAAGGACTTGCACTCAAGCGCGTGCGTTGACCGGTTCCGCTCCAGCCCAAGCCCGCCGGAAGGCGGGCTTTTTCATGCCCGGCGCGCATGGCGCGCTTGCTGCATCGTCATGCGCTATCGCAATCCAGGCATATCTTGAGGGTGGGCGGGTGCATACAATCGGTTTATGCCAACCAGGTAAAAGGTGGAACCATGATGCGGCGGACAGCAGGATGGCAATGGCTGGGCGCGGGCTTGCTTGCGCTATCGATGATGGGCGCATCGGCGCAGGAACAGCGTATCCGTACGCCGTATCTGGAAGGCTGGCAGCAGGTCGAGCTTGCGACCATGGAGCGCCAGGCGGCAACCTTCCCCGGTGTCTACTGGATCGCCGGCCCCACGGCGCGCAAGGTGGTGGCGCTGACGTTCGACGACGGCCCCAATGAGGGCAATACGTTGCCGTTGTTGAAGGTGCTGAAAAAGCACGGCGTGCGCGCGACGTTCTTCCAGCTGGGGATGTGGGTCGAGCGGTATCCGGACCTGGCGCGCGCCGTGCAGGCCGACGGCCATGTCATCGGCAATCACAGCTACGATCATCCGTATTCCAGCAAGCTGCTGCCCAGCGCGCTGTGGGAGGATCAGGTGGCCAAGACACAGGCCATCATGAAGAAGACGCTGGGCGTGGAGCCCACGCTGTATCGCGCGCCCTACGGCGAGATCACCGATGAGCAGATCAAGCTGCTGACGAGCAAGGGCTTGAAGGTCATTTCCTGGTCGGTGGATACCCGTGACTGGTTGGCGGCCCGCAGCTTCAACGGCGACAGCATGATCGAGCGCATGGCGATGGACTACATCAACGAAGAGGCCATTGTACTGATGCATGATGGCGGCGGCCCGCGCCAGCATACGGTGGCCGCGGTCGACCGCATGCTCGGGCTGCTCAAGCGTGCGGGGTACCGGTTCATCACTGTCGACGAGTTGCTCGGCGTGCCGGCGAGGCTGGATGGGCCGAAGGTCGAGGTGGTCCCGGCCGCTCGGGCGACTACCGTTACCGAGGCGGTGCCGGGCAAGTGATAGCGGTGCGGCACCCAACAAAAAACCGGCCCTGGCGGCCGGTTTTCTGTTGCCGATCTCAGCGGTCGAGGTACCCGGCCACGTAGCGTTTCAGCGCCTCGGCATCGGCCTCCAACACGTCGAAGCGCTGCGGCAGGTCTTCCAGACCGGCCAGATCATGCGGGCGCTGGGGCGGGCTGCCCAGTGCCTCCTGCATGGTCGCCTCGAACTTGGCCGGCAGGGCGGTTTCCAGGATCACCATGGTGACGCCGGACTCGCGGTGTGCCTTGGCAGCGAGATAACCGTCGGCCGTGTGCGGGTCGATCTCGACGCCGTACCTGGCCTTCACCTCGCGGATGCTGGCGATGCGATCGGCGTGGCTGCTCTTTTCCGAGCGGAAGCCATACTCATCATGCATGCGGGCGAAATCGGCGTCCGACAGCTTGAAGCCACGGCCGGCGTCGACTTCGCGCCACAGCGCGGCGAGCTTGGCACCATCGCGACCGATCAGGTCGAACACGAAGCGCTCGAGGTTGGAGGCCTTGGTGATGTCCATCGACGGGCTGGACGTCTCGTAGGTGCGCTCCAGGCCACGTGGGAAATAGCCTCCGGTCTTGAAGAACTCGTCGAGCACGTCATTCTCGTTGGTCGCCACGATCAGCCGGCGGATCGGCAAGCCCATCTGACGCGCAATGTGGCCGGCGCAGACGTTGCCGAAGTTGCCGGACGGCACGCAGAAGTCGACCGGCTCGCCGACTGTCTTCGCCACGGCGAAATAGCCTTTGAAGTAGTACACCACCTGCGCGACGACGCGGCCCCAGTTGATCGAGTTGACAGCGCCGACCTTGTACCGGGCCTTGAACGCGGCATCGTTGTTCACCGCCTTGACCATGTCCTGGCAGGCATCGAAGAAGCCGGTGACCGCGATATTGTGGATATTGGCGTCCTGCAGGCTGAACATCTGTGCGCGCTGGAACGGGCTCATCTTGCCATGGGGCGAGAGCATGAACACATTCACGCCGTGCTTGCCGCGCATCGCGTATTCGGCCGCGGAGCCGGTGTCGCCCGAGGTGGCACCGACGATGTTGATCGCCTCACCACGCTGCGCCAGCACGTACTCGAACAGGTTGCCCAGGAGCTGCATTGCCATGTCCTTGAACGCCAGCGTCGGGCCGTTCGACAGCTCCTCGATGTAAAGGCCGTCCTCCAGCTTCACCACCGGGGTGATCTGGTCGGCACGGGCGGGGTCACGGCCGTGGCGGTAGACGTCGGCGGTGTAGGTCCGGTCGATCAGCGCCTTCAGGTCGGCGGCGGGAATGTCGTCGACGAAGCGGCCGATGATGGCGAACGCCAGGTCGCGGTAGTCCAGTTGCGACAACGCCTGCAGTTCGGCGAGGTCGAGCCGGGGGTACGATTCGGCGATGGCAAGGCCGCCATCGGGTGCAAGGCCGCCGAGCAGGATGTCGGAGAAGCGCTGCGGGGCCATGCCGCCGCGGGTGGAGATGTAATGCATGTTCTGGCTCGTGTGGGGCAGGGCGAGGTGCCCTGCCGGACGTGATACTGGGATTCAGCCGTTCAGGTGTTCCAGCCGCAGCTTGACCACCTTGCCGTTGATCGCGGGCAAGGCCTCGATCCGGGCAAGGGCGGCATCGACGCGCTTTTCCACGGCAAGATGAGTAATGATGACCACGTCGTCGCGGCCGTCGTCGCCGCTGCCATCGCTCGGGCGCTGCAGCATCGCGTCGACCGAGATGTCCTGGTCGGCCAGGATGCGGGTCACGTCGGCCAGTACGCCGGTCTGGTCCAGCACGTTCAGGCGCAGGTAGTAGCAGGTCTCGACTTCGCTGATCGGCAGGATGGGCAGATCGGCAAGGGCCGAAGGCTGGAATGCCAGGTGCGGCACGCGGTGTTCCGGATCGGCCGTGGCGAGGCGGGTGATGTCGACGAGATCGGCGATCACCGACGAGGCGGTCGGCTCGGCGCCGGCGCCCGGACCGTAGTAGAGGGTCGCGCCGACGGCATCGCCCTTGACCAGCACTGCGTTCATCACGCCATCGACATTGGCGATCAGGCGCTTGGCCGGGATCAGCGTCGGCGCGACGCGCAGCTCGATGCCCTCGGCACGGCGGCGGGTGACGCCCAAGAGCTTGATACGGTAACCCAGTTCCTGCGCGTACTTGATGTCGGCGGCCTGCAGTGTGCTGATGCCTTCCAGGTAGGCCTTGTCGAACTGCACCGGGATGCCGAAGGCGATGGCACTCATGATGGTCAGCTTGTGTGCGGCGTCGTGGCCTTCGATGTCGAAGGTCGGGTCGGCCTCGGCATAGCCCAGGCGCTGCGCTTCGGCCAGCACGTCGGCAAAGGCGGCGCCCTTGTCGCGCATCTCGGTCAGGATGAAGTTGCTGGTGCCGTTGATGATGCCGGCCACCCATTCGATCTTGTTGGCGGTCAGACCTTCACGCAGCGCCTTGATGATGGGGACACCGCCTGCCACCGCGGCCTCGAACGCCACCATCACGCCTTTTTCCTGGGCCCGGGCGAAGATCTCGTTGCCGTACTCGGCGATCAGTTTCTTGTTGGCGGTGACGACGTGCTTGCCTTGCTCGATGGCGGTCAGCACCACTTCCTTGGCGATGGTGGTGCCGCCGATCAATTCCACCACGATGTCGATCTGCGGGTGCCGGGCGATCTGCAAGGCATCGTCGTACAGCTCGACATCGGCGCCGA is a genomic window containing:
- a CDS encoding ABC transporter ATP-binding protein, which codes for MASVKLNNIKKNYTKDIAVIKGVSLEIQDGEFVVFVGPSGCGKSTMLRMIAGLEDITEGELLIGEKVANNVHASKRGIAMVFQSYALYPHMTVAENMGFALKLAGTPKADIDMRVKHAADILQITHLLERKPKALSGGQRQRVAIGRAIVREPKVFLFDEPLSNLDAALRLQMRVELSKLHQELKTTMIYVTHDQVEAMTLADRIVVFNAGIIQQVGSPLELYENPSNLFVAGFLGSPKMNLLEASVVAADARSTTVRLPKGVTVRANADGSRAKSSDRVTLGIRPEHILLAQDNDANGIAARVDLIEHLGDHVLAYIEIPGVNEIISMKLPGNATHLKYGDTIKVLFPEADCLLFDAEGLALKRVR
- a CDS encoding homoserine dehydrogenase, which gives rise to MKPIHVGLCGVGTVGGGTATVLKRNCEEIARRAGRPIVIRAAANRDLERARALVGADVELYDDALQIARHPQIDIVVELIGGTTIAKEVVLTAIEQGKHVVTANKKLIAEYGNEIFARAQEKGVMVAFEAAVAGGVPIIKALREGLTANKIEWVAGIINGTSNFILTEMRDKGAAFADVLAEAQRLGYAEADPTFDIEGHDAAHKLTIMSAIAFGIPVQFDKAYLEGISTLQAADIKYAQELGYRIKLLGVTRRRAEGIELRVAPTLIPAKRLIANVDGVMNAVLVKGDAVGATLYYGPGAGAEPTASSVIADLVDITRLATADPEHRVPHLAFQPSALADLPILPISEVETCYYLRLNVLDQTGVLADVTRILADQDISVDAMLQRPSDGSGDDGRDDVVIITHLAVEKRVDAALARIEALPAINGKVVKLRLEHLNG
- a CDS encoding polysaccharide deacetylase family protein, encoding MMRRTAGWQWLGAGLLALSMMGASAQEQRIRTPYLEGWQQVELATMERQAATFPGVYWIAGPTARKVVALTFDDGPNEGNTLPLLKVLKKHGVRATFFQLGMWVERYPDLARAVQADGHVIGNHSYDHPYSSKLLPSALWEDQVAKTQAIMKKTLGVEPTLYRAPYGEITDEQIKLLTSKGLKVISWSVDTRDWLAARSFNGDSMIERMAMDYINEEAIVLMHDGGGPRQHTVAAVDRMLGLLKRAGYRFITVDELLGVPARLDGPKVEVVPAARATTVTEAVPGK
- a CDS encoding carbohydrate ABC transporter permease encodes the protein MANSQIVGSVPSNKPLFAFRKVFSLLAHYAGLVAFAIFTCFPFLWALSVALSMDPSNIWLFPRSFLPTDPGVGWFERVFSEIKFFTYLGNSAIISFWTIVGAVVVSILAGYPLARLRFPGRGLIFIAIIATMMLPQEVAIIPNFVTFKHLGDLSEAVFGFKVTGLNTYSAAVLPYVSTAFGIFLMKQAFEQIPQDLIDAARVDGATEMQILWRVMVPVSAPSIAALSIFTLVNAWNEFIWTGIVIQDKLKMPLSVGMFNDLTGPFAVSTSMVMAGIVLSIVPVLIFFAFTQRYFISGLDGAVK
- the thrC gene encoding threonine synthase, with the translated sequence MHYISTRGGMAPQRFSDILLGGLAPDGGLAIAESYPRLDLAELQALSQLDYRDLAFAIIGRFVDDIPAADLKALIDRTYTADVYRHGRDPARADQITPVVKLEDGLYIEELSNGPTLAFKDMAMQLLGNLFEYVLAQRGEAINIVGATSGDTGSAAEYAMRGKHGVNVFMLSPHGKMSPFQRAQMFSLQDANIHNIAVTGFFDACQDMVKAVNNDAAFKARYKVGAVNSINWGRVVAQVVYYFKGYFAVAKTVGEPVDFCVPSGNFGNVCAGHIARQMGLPIRRLIVATNENDVLDEFFKTGGYFPRGLERTYETSSPSMDITKASNLERFVFDLIGRDGAKLAALWREVDAGRGFKLSDADFARMHDEYGFRSEKSSHADRIASIREVKARYGVEIDPHTADGYLAAKAHRESGVTMVILETALPAKFEATMQEALGSPPQRPHDLAGLEDLPQRFDVLEADAEALKRYVAGYLDR